A stretch of DNA from Cannabis sativa cultivar Pink pepper isolate KNU-18-1 chromosome X, ASM2916894v1, whole genome shotgun sequence:
aaaaaaaatttgatcaACCTAGTTTActgttattttgaaaaaataagatttttatttaaaaaaaaaaaaaaaaaaaaagctactgtctagaaaaagaagaaaaaaaaaaagctagcaTGTAGGCAAAGTTTAGGAGAGAGAagcaataaatatacattggtATACCTATCAAAAAGAAATGCCTAAATTGTGAGTATTAAAATAGGTAAGGgtaaattcttaaataatttaataataatagttgttggtgcaaatatttctttttttaatttaaaaagagattattaatatttaaaagattgtttaattttttgggtttaattattgggtttatttgttaacgggagatcaaacctaatcgttaaatttaacagaatattcttttatttttaagtatattctgttaaaccaagaattgccgttagatagacacttttaatatataaagatatatataacccATCCACAACTTTTTAGTTAGATAATCTGGCAAAAACAACCAATTATAAATAAGTAGTAAAATTGAgtatatgtgtgtatatttaagattggattggatgagcAAAAGAATTATTCATTATAATCACAAgatgatacaaaaataataatggaTGGCCTATAATCTTCTAAACTCATCAGCAGCTGCTTCTCTGTAGTGTCTGTACATCAAGTAATATTGGAAGCCAAAACATAGTACTCAAACTAATAGTACAACAAATGTGGTTAACATAACTCTCTCTGTAtattcattctctctctctctcttcaataTCCCAAATACTTAGTGGACATATGCAACAAAGGCTCCAAAGCACTTGGAGCAAACTTTCTTGCAAACAGAAAACACATTGTGGAGTTCTTGTTATTGTATGTGCAATGCTGTTTCCCAGCAAGTCTTTTGAAAAACTCATCTGTTATGTCTGATCTTCCAAAGGTAGCCGGGTGAGCTCCACCCCTCGACCAGTCCACCCAAGTGATGCTTCTATTTGCTAATTGATTGCTTGCTTCTATGCTCAGCATCGTCGGGAAATAGTGCTCGTCAACATAGCATGCCGGTCTACAGAACTTCTCGAATTTCGGGTAAAATGTCGTGTCTTGGACTATGCTTATGGCTAGCTTTCGATTTACTTCGAACCACTGAGACCCTTTACGCCACTGTGTGATGTTCACCTCAGGTGCCATGTTTTCGTTGTATCGTCCTCTACCAAATGGCCCTGGATCGTCAAATGCCCCAGTGAAACTGTATTTGGATTTGGTTATGTAGTGGTATATGAGGCTGAAGTTGTAGATAGGAATGCATGATTCAGAAAGCAGAATGAACCGCTCGTTGGAGATATCGAGCAATGCATTGGCGATAAGTCTTCTTTCTGCATCACACATGCTCATCCTTCCCCACTCTGAGACCTGTTGTTGGAAAACAAGTAAACTCTGAGAGACTAATAATTTTGTGCCTAAGGGCCATTATCAGTGTGTGCCTCTTAACTGTACTTCATTAGTAGAGAACTATTTGTGGATTTAAGTAATGAATTGTGGTGATTGTGGTTCAGCCACTTGTCTCAATGACCAGGTCAACTCATTGTTTTTACAGTTAAAGCTGTTAGGATCATGGTAGTTAAGTTTGTTACTTTCAACTACCTCAGCCTACCATTCTTAACCATACCCAATATATAAACTTAGTTCTATAATTCTCTCTCAATGCAATGCAAATCAATTcacctagagagagagagagagcttgtgTGAGAGGTTTAGAGAGAAAACAAGATCTGTTTTGTATACCTTCTGAACCTGTGGAGTTGTGTAAGCTACAATGTTATTGGCCTGTACTGTTTTGTTTTGATTGTTTAGATCACAACATGAATACTAGAGGATTAGAAGAAAGATACAGAACAAAATCACCTCACTCTACCACTTCCTTGATAGGCAAACACAAAACATAATTGGGACAACCATACATAGGATGAAGAGCTTCCAAATTATGTCTTTACGACGTACAAACAACAACACTTACAATTCGAAAACCTTGTCCCCCAATCCCATCCAACAGTTATGGGCATTTGCAAATTTGCAGCCATTGACTTACAGAAAAGATGTGAAAAATACAGATATAGCTTAACAATGGCAAATTAAGCAAGATTTTGGTGTACAGAAAACTATGATCTTCTAGCTATAACTATAAGCAGGGCTGACATTAGGCCCTTAGAAACATTATAATCGAAAATCATTTGATACACACTTGTGCACAATTCGAGAAACTTGGTAAACCCCTGAGTAATATTTACTCTAAATAATCCACACTAAATTCACCAAAATCTAAGTATTAGATACACTTAAACAAAATTCACAGCCACTAAAAAACTCGACAACTCAGCCTCTAAAATGCTAATCAATTGTACTATTTGAGATTAATATCAAGGCCTTATTACACATATGTGAATGTTTATTATAGCATAGCAGAAGACCCCAAAAAAAGACATGAAAGCACAAAcagtatatatattgaaaattcaaACTCAAAGAATCAAGTAACTTGTAATCAGCAAAGCTTATTATTAAAACAGATGAGATTGAGAGGAGAGGAGCAAGTACCTGGCTGGGAATATGCCTCCCAAAAAACACTGATGAAGGAGGGAAATCAGAGTGAAATGATGGGAGTGAATGAACATAAACTGAATACAATCCTTCATGTCCTTTAAGGAACTTTTCCCAAAGAGGTGCAAGTGGCATTGGTCCCTTAGTCAAGAACATAAAAGCAATCTTTGGAACCCTTTTGAAAGGATATTGTTTTATTCTAGATGTAAAAGAAGCCCTCCACAACAGCTCTTTATCACTCATAGTATGTATCAAATTAGAAGGAGGCTTAATCCATTGTTCCAATCCGTTTGGTTCCTCTAAACAAGGTTGGAAACTTGACTTAACTGTATCCATTACACTATAATATATTCCAAAATGGCGAATAGTGTATATGCTAATTACAGCAAAAGTAATAGAAAAAGCTagaaacaatacaaacaactgAAGCAATCTTAGGGGCATTGCCTTGTATTGACTTGTCCTTATACCACCAGCTCCAGCTCCAGCTCCAGGGTCCTTGCCCTCTTCCATAGGCATAGCCCTTTGTTGCATCTtcttgtaaaaattaaaactttatttctgGGAATTTGTTTATCAGCAAAATTCAAATCTTATATTATGAATGAATGTTAAAGATTGAGTCTTTAGACCTGCAAAAACAAACCCCATATGGATTAGATAACAAGATAGATCTGAAGTAGCCcatggaaaaaaaaagaaagaaaaattcgAAAACAAAAGATCAAACAGGTAACAGGCAAAGCAAGAGAGAAAAGGTGAGAAAGTATTAAAAACAAGGGAAGGGAAAGGAAGATTCAATTCGATGAACATAGatatgaacatatatatatatacataccaaAAATGGAAGAAAGAGTTTAAGTTGGATTAGATTTAGGGAGTAAAGATTTGGTTAGttggtgaagaagaagaagagagaagagTAGTTGTTTGTACTATTCTACTGATAGTCATAGTAGTTTATGGTAATAATTGAATTGGTTATGAGATCTGATGAGGAGAAAGAATGTATTTCTTTCACCGCCATTAGAGACTGTAGAGAGAGAGGTTGGGATTCTTTGTCTCCGTCGGTTTcttcactatatatatatatataaatataaatataaaagaaactgATTATTTGTAGTCAAACATgaatctttatttaatttaataatagttACAATTTACATTACGAAATAGCAAAtgatttttgcttgaattacaCACGATCACACTCAGACACAACTTTAAGAAATAGATTATCATGTACTGTACTGTTATTATATATGGttttatatcatttatttactcGTGTAGATTTGTTTTTAAACAAGAAAATATTTGGttagatttttaataataaattcaatataatattatatactaGTGGTTTCATTCATTTCGTTTCATTCATTTCgagaaaatatgtatgaatatagaAAAATGATgtgaaatgaagaaaaatgatactaattataataatattttcaactttttaataaataaaaggcAATTAAATGAATAAGGGTATCCTATCTTAATATCCAATATGAATATTCAAAGGGTGAATTAGAGAGAAATAGTGTGATGTGTTATAAGTGACATTTTACGATTAATTAgtgataatttataaaaaaatattataatactcgatacttaattacatcaATAGTAATATGATACTgagaaaattattaaacactTTTAGCAATTTCAATATTGTTTTCTTAGTTAGGTATACTTGTCCTACAAGTACTACTACAACTACAACTAGTTCTATTGTTCTAGTCTAGTGTTCCTATCTTATCCTATCCTCTACTACTAGTTCtactttataattatatttcaaCACCAAAAAAGACGTCCTCTATTCTAAATTATCAACAAAAAAATCTAAACCAAAGCCATCAATCTCAGTCTCACCCCACCCACCTTATAATGGCTAATGCTATGCTTCATTATTTGCTTTGCTTTGCTTGTACCCAAAAGTGAGGCCTAAACCTACTTAATTTCTCATCActacctaattattatttctcattccaaatttccaattaattatttcaaaaaacaaaaccaaCCTATATCCATATGAACTACATAGTTAgtgcacacatatatatataggggtGTTTATAAAATagctgatccaatccaattcgcacgatccaatccaatcaaatccgcaaagtgcggatatccgcaaagtgcggattggattagattggaaaattcaaaatctgcacttgtgcgaattggatgttgattgacatgtaacagtaaccgatccaatctaattcacacatatttataacaaaattaaaaaattatatatacaaataatattttaatataaagaaaatagtaatttaaaagtctaatacatataatacaattatattgcaaaatttaatagataaaatgtatattctgttcttatatattttttttttacatacaatttaaaataaaattaatattttttttatacatacaatttttttcttcctttaaatttgttattttatttatttaatgtgttgttagagacataaaataactataatttgttttattttgttgctagttatgtgaaaaaaaaaattattaaataatttaatattaaaaagtaaccaatccaaagtaaccgatccaatccgcacttttgcggattgaattggattggatttaagctattgtgtggattggattggatccaaaaaatgaaatccacacttagtgcggattggatgttgtttgaccaaaaaagtacaGATTGGACGATGAACAGCCatgtatatatacacacaaatatttcattttgtttaactaTTGATGAGTCCTTAAAGTTAAAATGGATAATCAAAATTTTGAGTTCTACAACCATAACAATTAAATCCTCAAAGCTACACCAAACAcaattcatcatcatcatcatgaatAACAAAGACTGAAAAATACTTTATTTCAACAAATAGgcaaatctaaaaataaaaacttattaCAGATTCACAACAACTTTAATACCTCCAAATTCATAAAGATCATTTATGCTTACTAAAGCAAATGAGAGATAGTAATGCCAATTATTAGTGGTGCATGCACTTCCCCACCTACTAAACcataaatcaaattaaattgtGCTCAAAAAGtaatgtaaaaatattatatagagtgaatttttcttatttttgtttGAGCATTGCCATTAGGCATCAGTAGTGCCTAGTACCTTATCGATATGTTGCGTTGCGATTGAGTAGCGATATTTCTAAaatctattatattaaattacatgAGACCTGATACTAAGTTGGACCAATAAcaatattgacacataggagggTACTAGACACCACTAGTGCCCTTTAgcgtttctctttttttttttggataaaaaGACTCATCCACCTGTTGTGTAATAATATGTTATGATTGAACCCAACCCAACCTTCCTTTATGTGGTTCATCAGGGTTAAGGCCGATCTAACAAAACTTTCTGTGCTATAATTTTTGGTTATCGGTTACTAGTtgttgtttttactttttagagCATATATAGTATATTTTGTAACCAGTTGCTAAAATGTGTTAGTTCCACTTAACTACTTaagtaacattttttttaatgagcTTAGTAGCTCActcatatttaaaatatcatattcAGTCTATTCAGATTATGTTAGATATCCCGTGGCTAGTGGACCTTTAACTAACTTATTAACTTGAACATTCCAagcttattagtttatttttctaaaGAAAAAGAGATTACATGGTGTAAATCTTTTTTTTACTCCTTTAGTCATTTTGACCATTCTAGAGATCATATGTCAGTTATAGGGGTTTTATACCTTAGCCTTTCTTAAATGAATCATCGATTTTCACTCCAAAAATTCTTACCACACAAATGACACCACctacaacaacaaaataacttTCAAAGGGCCAAACCTTTTTTAAGAGAATCTTTTAAGTATA
This window harbors:
- the LOC115703145 gene encoding glycosyltransferase BC10 → MQQRAMPMEEGKDPGAGAGAGGIRTSQYKAMPLRLLQLFVLFLAFSITFAVISIYTIRHFGIYYSVMDTVKSSFQPCLEEPNGLEQWIKPPSNLIHTMSDKELLWRASFTSRIKQYPFKRVPKIAFMFLTKGPMPLAPLWEKFLKGHEGLYSVYVHSLPSFHSDFPPSSVFFGRHIPSQVSEWGRMSMCDAERRLIANALLDISNERFILLSESCIPIYNFSLIYHYITKSKYSFTGAFDDPGPFGRGRYNENMAPEVNITQWRKGSQWFEVNRKLAISIVQDTTFYPKFEKFCRPACYVDEHYFPTMLSIEASNQLANRSITWVDWSRGGAHPATFGRSDITDEFFKRLAGKQHCTYNNKNSTMCFLFARKFAPSALEPLLHMSTKYLGY